Within the Streptomyces sp. R41 genome, the region TCGGACTGCACGCGCTGCGGGTGGACACGACGACCGCGCTGCTGCGGATGTTCCGGCACCGGGAACGCTTCGGGGAGCAGCGCACCCGGCATCGTCGCACCCTCAACTCCTGGTACTGGCTGGGCTGGTGGGTCCAGCCGGTGCTGGAGAGCCCGCGCGATCTGCTGCTCGCGCACGCCTCGCACTGGCTCGACGGACGACATGTCCCGGAGCTAGACCGGGCGCTTGCGGGTCTTCCGCCCGTCGACGCGGACCCCCAGGTGCGATTCCTGCACGCCTGCCGCGCCTACCTTGTCAAGGACTGGGAGCAGTTGGTCCGGCACACCGATCCGCTGATCAACGATCCCATGCTGGGCATAGAGGCCGGCCTCTTCGGCGGCATGGCGCGCGTCCGCCTCGAGATGTACGGCCAGGCGGAGCCGCTCCTCGCCTCCGCACTGATGCGCTGTCGCAGCGAGCAGCCCCAGCGCAAGGAGCTGCGCTACTGGCTGGCGCGGGCGCACGAGGGCACCGGGCGGTCCGCCGCCGCGCTCCCCCTGTACCGGGCGGTGCACCGGGTCGACCCCTCCTTCATGGACACCTCGGCACGGCTCGCGGCGATCTCCGAGGGCGACGGGTACGACGATGCCGCCGCCGACCTGGCGGCGATCACGCTCGCCGGGGTCGGGCAGGACGTGATGGAGGGCCCGGACGGTGTGGATCCGCTGTTCGGTGCCGAGGGACGGGACCTGAAGCTCTCGGAGCCCGACCTCCCACCACCGGGCGGGCTGCCTCCGGAGACCGATTCGGTGCGCGAGAAGGCCGTGCTGCCGGTGCAGCCGCTGCCCGCCGGGCCGACCGACCCCGCATTACTCGAAGAGGCGCTCGCCGAACTGGAGCGCATGGTGGGCCTGGAGCCCGTGAAGCGCCAGGTCAAGGCGCTGTCGGCGCAGTTGAACATGGCGAGGCTGCGCGCCGGGCAGGGGCTCCCGGTCCAGCCGCCGAAGCGGCACTTCGTCTTCTCCGGCCCCTCCGGCACCGGCAAGACCACCGTGGCCCGCATCCTCGGCCGGGTCTTCTACGCGCTCGGGCTGCTCGGCGGCGACCATCTGGTGGAGGCGCAGCGGGCGGACCTGGTCGGCGAGTATCTCGGCCAGACGGCGGTCAAGGCCAACGAGTTGATCGACTCCGCCATCGGCGGCGTCCTCTTCGTCGACGAGGCCTACTCGTTGTCGAACTCCGGGTACGGCAAGGGTGACGCGTACGGAGACGAGGCCCTGCAGGTGCTCCTGAAGCGGGCCGAGGACAACCGCGACCACCTCGTCGTCATCCTCGCCGGCTACCCCGAGGGCATGGACCGCCTTCTGGCCGCCAACCCCGGCCTCTCCTCCCGCTTCACCACCCGCGTCGACTTCCCCTCCTACCGGCCCCTCGAACTCACCTCCATCGGCGAGGTGCTGGCCGCGGAGAACGGCGACGCGTGGGACGAGGAGGCGCTGGACGAGCTGCGCTCGATCGCCGGGCATGTCGTCGACCAGGGATGGATCGACGAGCTCGGCAATGGGCGCTTTCTGCGCACGCTGTACGAGAAGAGCTGCGCGTATCGCGACCTCCGGCTGTCGCTGTACCCCGGGACGCTGTCCCGTGACGACTTGTCGACGCTGCGGCTGCCGGATCTGATGCAGGCGTACGGGGAGGTTCTGTCGGGGCGGGGGCCGCAGGATCCGTCCACGATGTGACCGGGGTGGCTCGGGGAAGGTTTTCGCCCCCTCCGCCCCTACCCGTCCCGTACCTGGGGGCTGCGCCCCCAGACCCCCGCTAAAAGATCGCGCAGTTCCCCGCGCCCCTTTTAGGGGCGCGGGGAACTGCGCGATCAACCCCCACCCACCCGCAGCCGACAGGCTGGTCGGGGCGGGTAGGGGCGGAGGGGGCGAGATACCCCTTGGCTCAGCTCGCCAGCGCTTCCTCCGGGGTCTCGCTCGGGCGGGGTTCCGAGACGCGTAGGGGCGGAATCTCTCGGTGTGCCGGGTCCCGTACCTCGCCGACCAGCAGCTCCAGGACGTCCTCCAGGGCCACGAGCCCCAGCACCTTGCCCGAAGCGTCGGCGACCTGGGCAAGGTGGGTCGCGGCGCGACGCATCACGGTCAACGCGTCGTCCAGCGGAAGTTCGCACCGCAGGGTCGTCATCGGCCGCCAGATCTGCTGCGGCACCGCCCGCTCGGACTCCTCCAGGTCGAGTACGTCCTTCACATGCAGATAGCCCATGAAGGCACCGTTCTCGGCGGCCACCGGGAAGCGGGAGTACCCGGTGCGCGCGGTGAGCGCGACGACCTGGCCCGGGGTGACCGAGGGCCCAACGGTCACCAGGGAGTCGCGGTCCAGGAGGACGTCGGTGACCGGGCGGGAGCCCAGCTCCAGGGCGTCCTCCAGACGCTCCTGCTCCTCCGGTTCCAACAGGCCCGCCTGGCCCGAGTCCTCGACCAGCCGGTTGAGCTGTTCGCTGGTGAAGACCGCCTCGACCTCGTCCCTCGGCTCCACACGGAACAGCTTCAGGATCAGCCGGGCGCAGGCGCCCAGGCCGACGGTGACCGGCCGGCACAGCCGCGCGAAGGCGACCAGGCCGGGACTCAGCCACAGCGCCGTCTTCTCGGGCGCGGCCATAGCCAGGTTCTTCGGCACCATCTCGCCGATGACGAGGTGGAGGAAGACGACGAGGGCGAGCGCGATGACGTATCCGAGGGGGTGGATCAGCCCGTCGGGCAGATGAATCGCCTCGAAGACCGGCTCCAGCAGATGGGCGACGGTCGGCTCGGCGACCGCGCCGAGCGTCAACGAGCAGACGGTGATGCCGAATTGGGCCGCGGCCATCATCTGCGGGAGCCGCTCGAGGCCGTACAGGACCTGTCGGGCCCGCGCGGTCCCCAGCGGTTCGATCTGGCTGCGCCGCACGGAGACGAGCGCGAACTCGGCGCCGACGAAGAAGCCATTGGTGAGCACCAGCAGCGCGGCGAAAAGGAGTTGGAGCACGCTCATCGGACGGCCTCCGCAGCGGGCGCGGTCCGCACGAAGCGGACGCGTTCGGCGCGGTAGTGCCCGACCTGGCGCACCGACAGGCGCCAGCCGGGGAGTTCGGCCTTGTCGCCGGGGGCGGGGATCCGGCCGAGCAGGTCGGCGACGAGGCCCGCGACGGTCTCGTACGGCCCCTCGGGCACGTCGAGTCCTATGCGCAGCAGGACGTCCACCCGGCAGCTGCCGTCGGCGTCCCACGCGGGCCGCCCGTCCTCGGGCGGCGCCGCCGCGAGTTCGGGCAGGTCCTGCCCGTCGTGTTCATCGCGGACCTCGCCGACGAGTTCCTCGACGATGTCCTCCAGGGTGACGACGCCCGCCGTACCGCCGTACTCGTCGACGACGACGGCGATCGGCTGCTCGCTGCGCAGCTGCTCCAGAAGGGGCTGCACGGGCAGCGTCTCCGGGACCAGCAGCGGGGCCTGGGCGATCCTGCCGACGGGGGTGCGCAGCCGGTCGCGCGAGGGGATCGCGAGGGCGTCCTTGAGGTGCACCATGCCGACGATCTCGTCGATCCGCTCCCGGTAGACGGGGAAGCGGGACAGGCCGGTGGCGCGGGTGAGGTTGACGACATCCTCGGCGGTCGCCGACGACTGCAGCGCGCTGACCTTCACGCGCGGGGTCATGACGTGCTGCGCGGTCAGGTCGGCGAGCGAGATGGTCCGTACGAAGAGATCCGCGGTGTCCTGCTCCAGGGCACCGGCCTGCGCCGAGTGCCGGGCGAGCGAGACGAGTTCTCCGGGGGTGCGGGCGGAGGCCAGCTCCTCGGCGGGCTCGACGCCGAGAGCCCGTACGAGCCGGTTGGCGACCGCGTTGAGGGCGGCGATGACCGGCCGGAACAGCCGCGAGAAGATGTGCTGCGGGCCCGCCACGAAGCGAGCGACCTGCAGGGGCTTGGACACCGCCCAGTTCTTGGGCACGAGTTCGCCGATGACCATCTGCACGGCCGAGGCGAGCAGCATGCCGACCACCACGGCGACACCGGACACGGCGCCTTCGGGGATGCCGATCGCGGTGAACGGGCCGTGCAGCAGCTCGGCGAGCGCCGGTTCGGCGAGCATGCCGACGACGAGCGAGGTGATGGTGATGCCGAGCTGGGTACCGGAGAGCTGGAAGGACAGCTCCTTGAGCGAGTTCACGACGGTCTGAGCCCGTCGGTCGCCGTCGGCCGCGGCCTTCTCGGCGTCGGGGCGCTCGACCGTGACGAGGCCGAACTCCGCCGCGACGAAGAAGCCGTTGGCGAGAATCAGCAGGAATGCCGCCCCAAGGAGCAGCAGGGGGATGGTCATGCCGCCGCCTCGATATGTCGGGAGGGGGCGGCGCAGGTACTACAGGACGATCCGTCCATCGCTGGAGGGAGTCACTCCTCGGGTAGCAGGGGGCCTCTGAATTCCGGGTGGCACATCAGAGACGGAGGCGCAACGAAAACGCCTCCGCCAACAGATTAATCAAGACATGGGCCCGGCGGGCAGGGTGGAAGGCTGAGAGTCAGCCCTCATGTTTCTCGGGGTCGCCGATGGAGCGGGCCTCGGCGAGGGCACGCAGGGCGCGGGCGTCCTCGATCGCGCGCTGTTTGGCGATGCCCGGCTGGATGCCGAGCGCGGGCAGGCTGGTGCCGTCACTGAGGTTGAGGAACACCCAGGGGTCACCGGGGCGCAGGTTGACCTGGAGGATCTCCGCCCAGTCCAGGTGTCGTTTGCCGGCGATGTTGACGACGGTGACGCCGTTCTCGTCGGCGACGACTTTGGGCCGGGAGAGCAGCAGGAGCACCCCGAAGAGCAGCGCCGCGGTGAAGATGAAGCTGAGCCGCTCCCCCGGGCCGAGCTGCTCCAGGAGCATCGCGACCGTCGTGATGACCACGAAGATCGCGGCGCCCGCGGTGAGCAGCACGGCCCGGGTGCGGGACGGTCGGAATGTGACGGGAAGGGTGGGAAGGTCTGACATGTCCGGCAGTCCCGTCAGAGCCGGCAGGCGTGGATGGCGGTGGTCAGGATGGCCCGCGCGCCGAGCGCGTACAGGTCGTCCATGATCCGCTGGGCCTCCTTGGCGGGGACCATGGCGCGCACGGCGACCCAGCCCTCGTTGTGCAGCGGCGAGATGGTCGGCGACTCCAGGCCCGGGGTGAGGGCGACAGCCTTCTCCAGGTGCTCGGCGCGGCAGTCGTAGTCCATCATCACGTACGTCCGTGCCACCAGGACGCCCTGGAGGCGGCGCAGGAACTGCTGCACCTTGGGCTCGGCGTCCTCGGCGGTGTCGGCTCCGACCCGGCGGACGACGACGGCCTCGGACTTCATGATCGGGTCGCCGAAGACCTCGAGGCCCGCGTTGCGCAGCGAGGTGCCGGTCTCGACGACATCGGCGATGACCTCGGCGACGCCCAGTTCGATGGCGGTCTCGACCGCGCCGTCGAGGTGGACGACGGAGGCGTCGACGCCGTGGTCGGCGAGGTGCTTGGCGACGATGCCCTCGTACGAGGTGGCGACCGTCATGCCGGAGAGGTCCGCGATGCCGCCCGCCGTGCCCGGCTTGGTGGCGAAACGGAAGGTCGAGCGGGCGAAGCCGAGCGGCAGGATCTCCTCCGCGTTGGCGCCCGAGTCGATGAGCAGGTCGCGGCCGGTGATGCCGATGTCGAGGCGGCCGGAGGAGACGTAGATCGCGATGTCGCGAGGACGGAGGTAGAAGAACTCGACCTCGTTCTCCGGGTCGACGATCCTCAGTTCCTTGGACTCCCGGCGCTGCTGGTAGCCGGCCTCATGCAGCATCTCCGCCGCAGGGCCTGACAGGGAACCCTTGTTGGGGACGGCGATGCGCAGCATGAGGTCGGCTTCCTTTGCGTGATGGGGGTTGGGGAACAGCGGGATCTACAGGTGGGCGTACACGTCGTCGAGGGAGATCCCCCGCGCGACCATCATCACCTGGACGTGGTACAGCAGCTGCGAGATCTCCTCGGCGGCGGCGTCCTTGCCCTCGTACTCGGCGGCCATCCAGACCTCGGCGGCCTCTTCGACGACCTTCTTGCCGATGGCATGGACGCCCTTGCCGACCAGCTCGGCGGTACGCGAAGTGGCGGGATCGCCGTTGGCGGCCTTGTGCTGGAGCTCGGTGAAGAGCTCCTCGAACGTCTTCTTGGACATGGTGCTGCCTACCCTACGCGCTCACGGGGGTTCCTCAGCGCCAGGGTTCAGATACTGAGCGCAGCGTGGCCGCGGTCGCCACCGCGGCCGTCACCGCCTCGTGCCCCTTGTCCTCGTTGGAGCCCTCGATGCCCGCGCGGTCCAGGGCCTGCTCCTCGGTGTCGCAGGTCAGCACGCCGAAGCCGATGGGCACGCCGGTGTCGATGGAGACCTGGGTGAGGCCGTGGGTGACGCCCTGGCATACGTACTCGAAGTGGGGGGTGCCGCCACGGATGACGACGCCGAGCGCGACGATCGCGTCGTAGCCGCGGCCCGCCAGGACCTTGGCGACGACCGGCAGCTCGAAGCTGCCGGGGACCCGAAGCAGGGTCGGCTCGTCGATCCCCAGCTCGTGCAGGGCGCGCAGCGCGCCGTCGACGAGGCCGTCCATCACCTTTTCGTGCCACTGTGCCGCGATGACCGCGACGCGCAGGTCGCCGCAGTTGCGTACGGACAGTTCAGGTGCACCCTTGCCGCTCACGTCTCTCCTCAGTGCCGCTGTGCAGTGTTGCCGATAGTGCCGTTGTTGCTGGTATTGCCGTTCTTACTGGTTGCCGCAGGCGGACACGGTGGTCGTGTCCAGCCAGGGCAGGTCGTGACCCATCCGGTCCCGCTTGGTGCGCAGGTAGCGGAGGTTGTGCTCGCCCGCCTGTACGGGCATCGGTTCCCGAGCGGAGACCTTGAGGCCGTGCCGGACGAGCGCGTCGGTCTTGTCGGGGTTGTTGGTCATCAGGCGCAGGCTGTGCACGCCGAGGTCCTCCAGGATCTGGGCGCTCGCGCCGTAGTCCCGGGCGTCGGCGGGCAGGCCCAGCTCCAGGTTGGCGTCGAGCGTGTCGCGGCCCTGCTCCTGAAGCTCGTACGCGCGCAGCTTGGAGAGCAGCCCGATGCCGCGTCCCTCGTGGCCGCGCAGGTAGACCACGATGCCGCGGCCCTCGGTCTGGATGCGTTCCATGGCCGTCTGCAGCTGGGGGCCGCAGTCGCAGCGCAGCGAGTGGAAGACGTCGCCGGTGAGGCACTCGGAGTGGACGCGGACGAGGACGTCCTCGCCGTCACCGATCTCGCCGTGGACGAGGGCGACGTGCTCGACTCCGTCGACGGTGGAGCGGTAGCCGTAGGCCGTGAACTCGCCGAAGGCGGTGGGCAGGTGGACCTCGGCCTCACGGCGGACGGTGGGCTCGGCGGTGCGGCGGTAGGCGATCAGGTCCTCGATGGAGATGATCGTCAGGCCGTGCTTGCGGGCGAAGGGGATCAGCTCGGGCAGGCGGAGCATGCGGCCGTCCTCGCCCGCGATCTCGACGATCGCACCGGCCGGGCGAAGGCCCGCGAGACGGGCCAGGTCGACGGCTGCCTCGGTGTGGCCGTTGCGGACCAGGACGCCGCCGGGCTTGGCGCGCAGCGGGAAGATGTGGCCGGGGCGCACGAAGTCGTCCGCCTGGGCCCTGCCGTCGGCGAGCAGCTGAAGCGTGGTGGCACGGTCGGATGCCGAGATGCCGGTGGTCACACCGTGAGCGGCGGACGCGTCCACCGACACTGTGAACGCGGTTTTCATCGACTCGGTGTTGTCGTCGACCATCTGCGGGAGCCGGAGCCGGTCCAGTTCGTCGCCCTCCATGGGCGCGCAGATCAGCCCGCGGCACTCGCTCATCATGAAGGCGACGATCTCGGGGGTCGCCTTCTCGGCGGCGATGACGAGGTCGCCCTCGTTCTCCCGGTCCTCGTCGTCGACGACCACGACCGGGCGGCCCGCCGCGATGTCGGCGATGGCCTTCTCGACCGGGTCGAGCGCGAAGTCCGAGGCATCGAGATCGTGCCCGGTGCTGTACCAAACCGGCGCCGTTGTCATGCCGGGGCTCCTTCCAGGACGGGCTGCCCGGCCTTGCGGGAGCGCAGCCACCAGTCGCGCATGCCCCACAGGACGAGCGCGCCGTACAGGACGTAGACGAAACCGGAGAAGGCGAAGCCGTTGGCGAAGTTGAGCGGCACGCCCACCAGGTCCACCAGCAGCCAGGCGAACCAGAACTCGACCATGCCGCGTGCCTGGGCGTACATGGCGACGATGGTGCCGACGAAGATGTACGCGTCCGGCCAAGGGTCCCAGGAGAGGGACGGGTACGCGAAGAACAGGCCGGCCACCGCGACGGTGCCGACGGCCGCGGCGCCGATCAGGTAGCCGCGCTCGCGCCAGGTGGCGAAGCGGACGGCGATGGAACCGTCCGCCGCTTGTCCCCTGCCGCGGTTCCACTGCCACCAGCCGTACACCGCGACGATCATGACGACGACCTGCTTGCCGGCACTGCCGGAGAGGTGGGCCGTCGAGAAGGCCGCGAAGAGGACGACGCCCGACAGGAACTGGGCGGGCCAGCTCCATATGGAGCGCCGCCAGCCGAGGGCGAGGGCGATCAGACCGATGACGTTGCCGATCATGTCCGACCACTTGATGTGCTGGTCGAAGAGGACGAAGGCCTCGGAGTTGAGCCAGTTCACTTGGCTGCTCCCTGCGGGCCCAGCAGCCGCTCGACGTACTTGGCGATGACGTCGACCTCGAGGTTGACCGGGTCGCCCGGCTGCTTGAGGCCGAGCGTGGTCAGCGCGAGTGTGGTCGGGATGAGGCTGACGGTGAAGTAGTCGGGGCCCGCGTCGACGACGGTCAGGCTGATGCCGTCGACCGTGATGGAGCCCTTCTCGACCACATAGCGGGAGAGGTCGGCGGGGAGCGAGATCTTGACGATCTCCCAGTTGTCGGACGGCTTGCGCTCGATGACCGCGCCGGTGCCGTCGACGTGTCCCTGCACGATGTGCCCGCCGAGGCGCTCGCCCACGGCCATGGGGCGCTCCAGGTTGACGCGGGAGCCGACGGTCAGAGCGCCGAGGCTGGAGCGGTCCAGGGTCTCGGCCATGACGTCGGCGGTGAATTCGTCGCCCTCGTGGTCGACCACCGTGAGACAGACGCCGTTGACGGCGATGGAGTCGCCGTGCTGCGCGCCCTGCGTGACGACTGGGCCACGCAGACGGAAACGGGAGGCGTCGTCGAGGTTCTCGACGGCGGTGACCTCACCCAGCTCTTCGACGATTCCGGTGAACACTTCCCGGGTCCTCCTGCCTCATGGGGCACGGACTCCGGGGCCTGTCGATGACGACAGAATGAGCGGACGACGACACCGGGAGCGACGCCGCAAGGGGACGTGTCCCATGGGACACGTCGCAACAAACGGCAGCGCGCACGAATGCCCGCCCGCCGCGCACTGCCTCCCATCCGGACTTTAACCGTCGGTCCAGGAATTTCACCTGGTCAACCGGCCGCTGGAAGCGACCGGGTCGCGGACTGTAACCGCCGGTTCGGAATTTCACCGACCCCGGAGTGCGCTGCTTCTGGTACAGAGCCAGTGTGCCACGCCTGATCGACGCCCATGCGGGCGAATGCCTGTGGGGTGGCTCACAGGCCATATGGATGGACTTCTCGCGCGGCGCGCGAGCGGCCAACTTCCGCTCCGGCGCACGCCCTTGATAATGATCCATACCCATTGACGCTTTGGTCTAGTCCATTTAAGGTCGGCGATCACTGCTTCGTTTCCGGCGGTTCGGTCAACCCGTCCGACCGGCAGCGCGTCCGGTTCGTCGACACCGAATGGTCGCCCCCCCCGATCGACCCGGCGGCGGTGACGGAGGCCCTTGCCCCGCCGCCGGGTCTCCAACCCTCTCTGCGAGGCTGGAGGCGTGACGACGAGCCTCGCCGACGAATTCGAGACGTATCGCCCGCGGCTTTTCGGGCTGGCCTACCGCATGCTCGGTTCCGCCGCGGACGCGGAGGACACCGTGCAGGACGCGTATCTGCGCTTCAGCGGCGCCGACCGCGCGGGCATCGACCAGCCCGGCGCCTGGCTCGCCAAGGTCGTCACCAATCTCTGCCTCAACCGGCTGACCTCGGCCCGCGCACGGCGCGAGCAGTACGCCGGGCCGTGGCTGCCCGAGCCCGTGATCACTTCGGACGGCACGCTCGGCCCCCTGGAGTCGGCCGAGCGACGCGACGCCGTGTCCATGGCCCTGTTGGTCCTCCTGGAGCGGCTCACCCCGACCGAACGCGCGGTGTACGTACTGAGAGAGGCCTTCGCGTACGGCCATCGGGAGATCGCCGGCGTACTGGAGCTGAGCGAGGCCAACTGCCGTCAGCTGTACCGGCGGGCGGTCCAGCGGGTCGCCGCGCCCAAGGCCCGCTTCGAGGCCGCGCCCGAGCAACAGGCCGGGCTCGTCGCGTCCTTCCTCACGGCGGCCCGCGAGGGCGATCTGGCCGGTCTGGAGAGTCTGCTCGCGGCGGACGTGACCTGGTGGTCCGACGGCGGCGGCAAGGTCTCCGCGGCGCGGCGGCCGATCGAGGGGCGCGAGAAGGTTCTGCGGTTCCTGGCGGGCGTCCTGGGCTCGTTCGCGACGGAGGACGTCGACTTCATGGTGGCCGAGGTCAACGGACGCGCCGCGCTGCTCGTTCGGGCGGACGACCGTCCGCTCGGTGTCGTCACGTTCGAGGTCCACGAAGGCGTGTGCACGCAGGTGCGAGCGGTGCTGAACCCGGACAAGCTGGAGTTCGTGGGCCGCCAGCTGGAGCGGGCACAGGCTTGAACCGGCCTGGTCCAGGCCTGACCCGCAGGGTCCGGATCCGGCCACGTCCTGGTCGTGGGTCAAGTCCTGGCCGGGCGTTGTCACATGCGTGGTGCCTGCCCGGTCTCAGCTGACGGAGGGCGGTCCACCCGGGGGCGTCCGACGTCCGAAGGGACTGAAAAGCATGACCACGATCCTGGTGACCGGCGGCACCGGAACCCTCGGCCGACTCGTGGCCGAGCGGCTGCGGGCGGACGGCCACGAGGTACGGGTGCTCAGCCGGCACACGCAGCCGTACGCCGTCGATCTGCGCGAGGGCGGCGCGGGGCTGGACGCCGCCGTTGCGGGCGTGGACGCGATCGTGCACTGTGCGACTACGCCGCGCGGGGGTGACGAGCGGGCGGCCGCACATCTGATCGCGGCCGCGCGCCGGGCGGGTGTTCCGCACCTGGTCTACATCTCGATCGTCGGTGTGGACGTGGTGCCGCTCGGCTACTACAGGACCAAGCTCGCGGTGGAGAAGCTGGTCGAGGAGTCGGGGCTCGGCTGGACGATCCTGCGCACCACCCAGTTCCACGACCTCGTTGTCCAGCTCCTCGCCACCATGGCCAGGCTGCCGGTCCTCCACCTCCCCGCCGGCGTCAGCGACCAGCCGATCGAGGTCGCCGAGGTCGCTGACCGGCTGGCCTCGCTGGCGGTCGGCGCGCCGGCGGGGCGCGCCGATGACATGGGCGGGCCCGAGGTGCGTACGTTTCCCTCGCTGGCCCGTGCCTATCTGCGAGCCGCCGGGAAGCGGCGCCCGTTGTTCAACGTCCGGCTTGTGGGGAAGACGTATCGGGCGTTTCGGGGTGGAGGGCATCTGACGCCGGGGCAGGCCGTGGGGAAGGGCACGTTCGAGGAGTACTTGGCGGCGCGGTTCGGGGGTGAGCGGCAGGGGTGACCGCGGCGTGGGTGCGGGTGGGTGGGATTTTCGCCCCGTCCGCCCCTACCCGGCCCGCGGCGCGAAGAGCTCCTCCTGTGCGCCGTCGCGGGCGGTGAGCAGCGCGCCGCGGAGCACCGCCCCACCGCCCAGCGCACTCGCGCGCACCTCCGTCGGAAGCGGCGACATCCGTGCGAGGCGTTCCTCCACCCGCGCGGCGAGTGCGACCCCGCCCGCCTGGCCGACCTCGCCGCCCAGGACCACGCAGCCGGGGTCCAGTACGGCGATGACGGAGGCGGCACCGATGGCGAGACGGTCGGCGAGGGCGTCGAGGAAAAGGGAGGAGGCCGGGGCGTCGGGGGTCGCCACCGCCTCCCTCACCAGCGCCGCCGCGTGCGGTTCGTGCGGAGCCGGCTCCGCCACGACGCCGTACCGCGCCGCCAGCCCGGCGACCGCCGCCGATCCCGCCAGCGAGTGGAAGCCGCCCTCGCAGTCCGTCGCCGAGGGGAGGGTCGACGTGCCGGGAACGGGGAGGAAGCCGATTTCACCGGTGCCGCCGGAGGCCCCGCGGCGGAGCCGGCCGTCGAGGATCACCGCGGCACCGGTGCCGTGCCCCAGCCACAGCAGCACGAACGTGTCGCGGTCGCGCGCGGCGCCGTCGCGCTGTTCGGCGAGGGCGGCGAGGTTCGTCTCGTTCTCGACCAGGACACGGGCGGGCAGGCGCTCCTGAAGGGCGGCCACCAGGCGGCGGTGCCACTCGGGCAGGCCCGAGGAGTCACGGAGTTCCCCGGTGGCCGGGTCGATCAGACCGGGGGCTCCGATGCCGACCGTGTGCAGTCGCTCCGCCCCCGCCTCCTTCGCCGCGCGCTCCACCAGCGTGACCGCCTGCTCGACGGCGGGCCCCGTGCCGGTGTCGTCCGCGATGGGCACCGACGCCCGGGCCAGCTCCGCGCCGAGGAGATCGGAGACGACGACGGAGACGCCCTCGGTGCGCACGTCGAGGGCGGCGAGGTGGGCCCGGTCGGCGACGATCCCGTACAAGCGGGCGTTCGGGCCGCGCCGCTGCTCCCCCGACTCCCCCACCACGGAGATCAGCCCAGCTGCCGTGAGGCGCTCGACGAGGTCGGCGACCGTGGGCCGGGACAGCCCGGTGAGCTGCTTCAACTGCCCGGCCGTCAAAGGGCCTTCCTGCTGGAGCAGGCTCAGGGCGAGCCGGTCGTTGATGGCCCGGGCGGTGCTGGGTGATGCGGGCATGCGGGGATCCTCCCAGATCACGGGTTCCTTCCAGCTCACGGGTTCCTCCCAGACCACGGCTTCCGCCCAGACCACGGGCTCTTCCCAGATCGTGGGCCCGTCCCAGACCAGATCATGGGCTCTTCCCAGACCACGGGCTCCTCCGGATGAGTGAGGGGCATGAACCCCCGGCCTTAAATCCGCTATTTATCAGGCAGGGTTCCTGATAGTTTACAGCGGCAGTACGGGGAGGACGTCCGGGAGGGGCAGCGGCACCATGGGTGAAGTGGTCTACGACATGCGCGAGCTGAAGCGGGCCCGGTACGCCGTGGCCGCCGTGTTCGCGGTGCACGGCGCGGTGACGGGCTCGTTCGCGACCCGCGTGCCCTGGATCCAGGACCACGCCTCCGTCGGCGCGGGCCAACTGGGCCTCGCCCTCTCCTTCACGGCGTTCGGCGCCTCCGTCTCCATGCCGCTGGCGGGGCGTATCAGCCATCGCTTCGGATCCCGCTCGGCGCTGCGCGGGCTGATCGCCCTGTGGACGCTGGCCCTGATCCTGCCGTCCCTCGCGCCCAACCTGCTCACTCTGTGCCTGGCGATGTTCACCTACGGCGCCACGGCGGGCATGGCCGACGTCGCCATGAACGCGCTGGGCGTCGAGATCGAGCGGCGGCTCGACAAGTCGATCATGTCC harbors:
- a CDS encoding AAA family ATPase, which gives rise to MDFGTQGPQAPADLAWLRGVDAYTMGAYPQAEEEFRAAVRMDPGMADGWLGLHALRVDTTTALLRMFRHRERFGEQRTRHRRTLNSWYWLGWWVQPVLESPRDLLLAHASHWLDGRHVPELDRALAGLPPVDADPQVRFLHACRAYLVKDWEQLVRHTDPLINDPMLGIEAGLFGGMARVRLEMYGQAEPLLASALMRCRSEQPQRKELRYWLARAHEGTGRSAAALPLYRAVHRVDPSFMDTSARLAAISEGDGYDDAAADLAAITLAGVGQDVMEGPDGVDPLFGAEGRDLKLSEPDLPPPGGLPPETDSVREKAVLPVQPLPAGPTDPALLEEALAELERMVGLEPVKRQVKALSAQLNMARLRAGQGLPVQPPKRHFVFSGPSGTGKTTVARILGRVFYALGLLGGDHLVEAQRADLVGEYLGQTAVKANELIDSAIGGVLFVDEAYSLSNSGYGKGDAYGDEALQVLLKRAEDNRDHLVVILAGYPEGMDRLLAANPGLSSRFTTRVDFPSYRPLELTSIGEVLAAENGDAWDEEALDELRSIAGHVVDQGWIDELGNGRFLRTLYEKSCAYRDLRLSLYPGTLSRDDLSTLRLPDLMQAYGEVLSGRGPQDPSTM
- a CDS encoding hemolysin family protein translates to MSVLQLLFAALLVLTNGFFVGAEFALVSVRRSQIEPLGTARARQVLYGLERLPQMMAAAQFGITVCSLTLGAVAEPTVAHLLEPVFEAIHLPDGLIHPLGYVIALALVVFLHLVIGEMVPKNLAMAAPEKTALWLSPGLVAFARLCRPVTVGLGACARLILKLFRVEPRDEVEAVFTSEQLNRLVEDSGQAGLLEPEEQERLEDALELGSRPVTDVLLDRDSLVTVGPSVTPGQVVALTARTGYSRFPVAAENGAFMGYLHVKDVLDLEESERAVPQQIWRPMTTLRCELPLDDALTVMRRAATHLAQVADASGKVLGLVALEDVLELLVGEVRDPAHREIPPLRVSEPRPSETPEEALAS
- a CDS encoding hemolysin family protein, producing the protein MTIPLLLLGAAFLLILANGFFVAAEFGLVTVERPDAEKAAADGDRRAQTVVNSLKELSFQLSGTQLGITITSLVVGMLAEPALAELLHGPFTAIGIPEGAVSGVAVVVGMLLASAVQMVIGELVPKNWAVSKPLQVARFVAGPQHIFSRLFRPVIAALNAVANRLVRALGVEPAEELASARTPGELVSLARHSAQAGALEQDTADLFVRTISLADLTAQHVMTPRVKVSALQSSATAEDVVNLTRATGLSRFPVYRERIDEIVGMVHLKDALAIPSRDRLRTPVGRIAQAPLLVPETLPVQPLLEQLRSEQPIAVVVDEYGGTAGVVTLEDIVEELVGEVRDEHDGQDLPELAAAPPEDGRPAWDADGSCRVDVLLRIGLDVPEGPYETVAGLVADLLGRIPAPGDKAELPGWRLSVRQVGHYRAERVRFVRTAPAAEAVR
- a CDS encoding PH domain-containing protein, which produces MSDLPTLPVTFRPSRTRAVLLTAGAAIFVVITTVAMLLEQLGPGERLSFIFTAALLFGVLLLLSRPKVVADENGVTVVNIAGKRHLDWAEILQVNLRPGDPWVFLNLSDGTSLPALGIQPGIAKQRAIEDARALRALAEARSIGDPEKHEG
- the hisG gene encoding ATP phosphoribosyltransferase yields the protein MLRIAVPNKGSLSGPAAEMLHEAGYQQRRESKELRIVDPENEVEFFYLRPRDIAIYVSSGRLDIGITGRDLLIDSGANAEEILPLGFARSTFRFATKPGTAGGIADLSGMTVATSYEGIVAKHLADHGVDASVVHLDGAVETAIELGVAEVIADVVETGTSLRNAGLEVFGDPIMKSEAVVVRRVGADTAEDAEPKVQQFLRRLQGVLVARTYVMMDYDCRAEHLEKAVALTPGLESPTISPLHNEGWVAVRAMVPAKEAQRIMDDLYALGARAILTTAIHACRL
- a CDS encoding phosphoribosyl-ATP diphosphatase, whose translation is MSKKTFEELFTELQHKAANGDPATSRTAELVGKGVHAIGKKVVEEAAEVWMAAEYEGKDAAAEEISQLLYHVQVMMVARGISLDDVYAHL
- the ribH gene encoding 6,7-dimethyl-8-ribityllumazine synthase gives rise to the protein MSGKGAPELSVRNCGDLRVAVIAAQWHEKVMDGLVDGALRALHELGIDEPTLLRVPGSFELPVVAKVLAGRGYDAIVALGVVIRGGTPHFEYVCQGVTHGLTQVSIDTGVPIGFGVLTCDTEEQALDRAGIEGSNEDKGHEAVTAAVATAATLRSVSEPWR